ATACTTATTCATGTCGCCTTCTATTCTAGTCGCACTTGGATCTGCAGTACTTATTCATGTCGCCTTCTATTCTACTCGCAGTTGGATCTGCAGTACTTATCACGTCGCCTTCTATTCTAGTCGCACTTGGATCTGAAGTAATTATTTATGTCGCCTTCTATTCTAGTCGCACTTGGATCTGCAGTACTTATTCATGTCGCCTTTTATTCTAGTCGCAGTTGGATCTGCAGTACTTATTCATGTCGCCTTCTATTCTAGTCGCACTTGGATCTGCAGTACTTATTCACGTCGCCTTCTATTCTACTCGCAGTTGGATCTGCAGTACTTATTCATGTCGTTTTCTATTCTATTCGCACTTGGATCTGCAGTACTTATTCATGTCGCCTTGTATTCTAGTCGCACTTGGATCTGCAGTACTTATTCATGTCGCCTTCTATTCTACTCGCAGTTGGATCTGCAGTACTTATTCATGTCGCCTTCTATTCTAGTCGCACTTGGATCTGCAGTACTTATTCATGCCGCCTTCTATTCTAGTCGCACTTGGATCTGCAGTACTTATTCATGTCGCCTTCTATTCTAGTCGCAGTTGGATCTGCAGTACTTATTCATGTCGGTGAAGGATGACGATTACGAGGCGGAGCAGGAGGCCAAGAGGCAAAagctcgcgcatgcgcagcgACAGCGTGAGctgtatttattgtaccaGAAGCAGCAACAACGACGACGGGAACTAGAGAGAGAAGAACAAGGACGCGAACAACGCGAACTGGACACGAGCGGCTCCCCGGCACATGTACGTTCAGTAGACTAAATATGGTAATCAGGGGGCCTGGATCCTAGTAGGACATGTAAGAGTTTTATCGGTGGATAACTCCTTATAAGGTAGCTTATTCTTAGACAAATCTTCTGCGAAagattatgtttttttatggttAACAATTGTTTCACTTTCTAAGAACTCAGATTCTTTCTACGAATCTGGTCAAATGTCCTGGGGCTTTTAATGGGAAAaggttctattttttttttcatttttggcTTCCTGTGGCATGAAAGAGCGGGTCCCTTGGAGAGATTTCTttttgcccccccctcccctcttgaATTGGGCTTTCCTATACCAACCCGTACATTTTACACCATTTTCATCTGACTATCATCAGTCTATCATCTCTGTTATTCTGCCGTTCTATTTTCAGGAGCTGGTTCATAAACTTTCGAGCAAAAAGCGCAAACGTGTTTCGGGAGGTCACCAAAAACCGTCTAAACACAAACCAGGAAATACTGGGCTAACAACACAACCTGGATGTACTCGGATACCAACACAAGCGGGAGATACTGGGATACCAACACGAGCGGGAGATACTGGGATACCAACACGAGCGGGAGATACTGGGATTCCAACACAAGCGGGAGATACTGGGATACCAACACAAGCGGGAGATACTGGGATACCAACACAAGCGGGAGATACTGGGATACCAACACAAGCAGGAGATACTGGGATACCAACACAAGCAGGAGATACTGGGATACCAACACAAGCGGGAGATACTGGGATACCAACACAAGCGGGAGATACTGGGATACCAACACAAGCGGGAGATACTGGGATACCAACACAAGCAGGAGATACTGGGATACCAACACAAGCAGGAGATACTGGGATACCAACACAAGCGGGAGATACTGGGATACCAACACAACCAGGAGATACTGGGATACCAACACAACCAGGAGATACTGGGATACCAACACAAGCAGGAGATACTGGGATACCAACACAAGCAGGAGATACTGGGATACCAACACAAGCGGGATATACTGGGATACCAACACGAGCGGGAGATACTGGGATACCAACACAAGCGGGAGATACTGGGATACCAACACAAGCAGGAGATATTAGGGAAAACTGGGCAAAATATCAATTGGAGGGGACTGGGGCAAGACAAAGACTGGAAGAGACTGGGGCGAGACAAAAAGGAGACACCGAGGATTTGGGACTTGTGATAAACAACAAGCAAACCATTCAGAAGCAAGAACTTAATCACGGACCTGAAGATGACGACAGCAACATCACTTCAAACGGTCTGGGGACTTGGCCACTAGGATGCGATTCAGAATCCTCTAGCACGAAAGAGAACAATGCCTTGATTGACAACATTCCTGTTAACCCGACGATAAACGGTAACCACGGTAACAAGAGGTCACAGGAAATGAACGAAAAACGAGCAGCACAAGAGAAAGTTGAAGTATATTGAGTTGCATGACTTTACTATGTGtagatatatttgtttctaTAAATTCGAAAAGAATTTCTGTTTGGGATTGTATATGGGTCACGTTAACGGCATTTAGTATGTTAAGTACTTCTTAGTTAATGTCTTTGTTGGGACGGCTGTTACCAGTGGTACTTGCTCGCCTCTTTGATCACGAGATAAATCAGACCTTGGTAGCAAAGGTGCTTTTTGTGCAGTACCCTCACTTCCTCTTTGTTTCTCCTTGTCACACCCATAGAAggacggggggaggggggatgattttgggagggggagagaaggGGTTGGACTGGTTATTGAATAACCAGTCTTCGTTTCGTTTGGCTTGAATTAGACTTCTGAAAGGTTAATTCAATTTAAGTTAATCAATAATGAATAATGTTTTTACATTTCAATGGATTGTGTACCTCAATTACAAACACTAGTAATCAATATTCATTTTAATTATACATtcaatacaataaaatatacaattttatttatttcggTAACTTATAAAAAAGTGCATTGCTGCTTAAGTCGATTCTGTTTCGAACATGAACCTCGATGACTACGCAACACCTATCGATGAAATGCCAGAATGACGTCAAAGTTTATAAAATCGATAGCCATATAATCAAAACTGAGGTATATTCTGCTAAAGTGTTCGTTCGAAATGAAATTCTTATCTCGTGATTTACAGCAcaaacaaagacaaaaaagcATCAGAAACTTTGTGAAAGAGCATCAATAGAAGTGGTCACGTGAAAGGTTAAAAAGGGAAATTTATAAACATAGGGTGTGACATCACCACTCATCGACGCCAAGGAGATTTATCTACCAGGAAGAGGAGTCctgcaacaaaatacaaatgACGTTATGTCGCACACGTCAATCACAAAGCTGGTAATGCTTTTCTCTTTGGCACACATTTGGTTCACAAGTGCAACTGAATCTCGATAACTAGAGCCCGGGGATGGGTGGTTCTTGTTTTCTCGCTATTCCTTCGTGCTACCTCAAAGAATTCTacctcttttttataaatactCCAAAAGTTAAAATAAGTACAATACAATGTAGTACGATAATGACATTTAAAAATTCTACTTTAAACAAGTTTGAGCTAGCAACAAGGCAAAGGATAAGGGAACATCACTTTGAGTCAGAAAGTTTTAGTTATTGGGAATAGATCACATAAGTCTAGAAAGTGAAAGAAGCAAATTCAAGGAAAACTTGTTCGAGTTACCACTGGTTTGAGGATAGTTTGCTTTTAAGGAATTAAATGTAACCATGCTTTGGTTACACAACTGTTGGAATTTTTAGGGTTCCGCATGTCATACCAGATATATTGTCTAGTACGGTACAGAGCGTACTGCATGCCGGGTGTTATAATACCAGATatattgtctagtacagtacGGTGCGTACTGCATGCCGGGTGTTATAATACCAGATatattgtctagtacagtacaGCGCGTACTGCATGCCGGGTGTTATAATACCAGATatattgtctagtacagtacaGCGTGTACTGCATGCCTGGTGTTCTAATACCAGATATATTGTCTAGTACGGTACAGAGCGTACTGCATGCCGGGTGTTCTAATACCAGATATATTGTCTAGTACGGTACAGAGCGTACTGCATGCCGGGTGTTCTAATACCAGATatattgtctagtacagtacaTCGCGTACTGCATGCCGGGTGTTCTAATACCAGATatattgtctagtacagtacGGCGCGTACTGCATGCCGGGTGTTCTAATACCAGATATATTGTCTAGTAACAGTTGAGCGCGTACTGCATACCGGGTGTTCTAATACCAGATATATATCTAGTATAGTACAGCGCGAACTGCATACCGGGTGTTCTAATACCAGATATATTGTCTAGTAACAGTTGAGCGCGTACTGCATGCCGGGTGTTCTAATACCAGATATATTGTCTTACAGTACAGCGCGTACTGCATGCCGGGTGTTCTAATACCAGTTatattgtctagtacagtacaGCGCGTACTGCATGCCGGGTGTTCTAATACCAGATATATTGTTTGTACAGTAGAGCGCGTACTGCATGCCGGGTGTTCTAATACCAGATatattgtctagtacagtCCAGCGCGTACTGCATGCCGGGTGTTCTAATACCAGATatattgtctagtacagtacaGCGCGTACTGCATGCCGGGTGTTCTAATACCAGATatattgtctagtacagtaaAGCGCGTACTGCATGCCGCGTGTTCTAATACCAGATatattgtctagtacagtacTGCCAGCCGGGTGTTCTACTTACGTGTATTGTGAAAGTGATGGATCAAATGATGTTTTTACCCCGAATCGCTCCATGTTCATTCTAAACATCTCTTCGGGATTAAAACACTTGAATTTTCTCTAAGAAATATACAAAATGGGAAAAATTTATAGTTAGAATTTGACGGCGTGTAAAGTTGTATGCAATCCTCATGGGAACGCATTTATCAATATCCCTTGCAGTGCCTCTACCAATAAGAACACGAAAGCTGAAAACATGGTTAGCTGGGAATTCTCTCAATTTTttcaattagtttttttttttcttttcaatttcaCATTAGTGGTTACTCAACCCGAAAAAGGCGTAGCTAATCGAGGTGGGTTGAGTTTTAAATATGTAGGAATATGCACATTTAAAACTGGTTTAAAGAATTCTTTGAATGCTCCGTTTCATGTGACGTCTTACCGCTGTTGGCTGTTGCTTCCACTCCATGACCGAAGAAGCAGGAATACTTGCGTCTGGTGTCCAACGCTaatcaaatataaaaaaaaataagccatGAAGATACGAGCAGCCAACCACGGGGAACCCAGACAAAAGCCTGGTTATCATGCGAAGATGGATTGTACTGATTTACATTACCTTAAGAACACGCTCCTTACTCCCGCCCGTGTTTACTTTGCGATCACTGATTTGCGTGTCGGTTTTGAAACCTGATAAGAAGGTTTGAATTTTTATGATTAAGAGAACAAAACGCGTCTCTGCAGATGGTGGCTGCACTTGAATAGTGTCACGTCATAGAAACCTATGTGTAAAGTTGTGCTGAACCTAGTTTTCAGAACTCAATTCACACAAACAATATTCTGATGACTCATGAAAACTTATTGTAGTAATCCTAAAATGGATTATCGATAAGGCCAGTCCTCATGATAgttataatcatcataatcatcgtcGCCGTCTTCACTGTTGTCGTCTTCATCATCACGCTAATCGTGCTCATCCGTCAtcatatcaccaccatcattactgACTATGATCAGTCCATTAATCACCACCAACATTACCTACTATTATCAGTCCAttaatcaccaccatcattaccgaCTATGATCAGTCCATTAATCACCGCCATCATTACCGACTATGAGCAGTCCATtgatcaccatcatcattaccgaCTATGATCAGTCCATTggtcaccaccatcattaccgaCTATGATCAGTCCAttaatcaccaccatcattactgACTATGAGCAGTCCATtgatcaccaccatcattaccgaCTATGATCAGTCCATTAATCACCCCCTCAAGAGGGACATACATCACATTTGCTCACctttaatgttacttttttcttCCTTCCTGTATTTCGGTTTGTTCTTTTTAGTTGTCACGATTCCATCCTACAAAGAATTGGTCAGAAAAAATGAGTCGAATgtctatttgtagacaaattGAGAACGGTGGTAAGCAAAGGGTAGCGAGGGTGAGCAAGATATATGGACTTGAGCGAAAAACTGAGAACTGGGGTGAGCAAAGGGGAGCCAGGGTGAGCAAGATATATGTACTTGAGCGAAAAACTGAGAACTGGGGCGAGCATAGGGTAGCTAGGATGAGCAAAGATTATTGAATTGGAACTAGCAAACAGTATAAAAAGTTATTCGAGTACATGACCGAGAATCGAACCTCCTCCAGATCAAGttaaatgagaaaatatagACCATACTTTCAGACATCTgctgaaacaccgtatggcagtataaagctttacggctaagctggagatttcggccccagcaccgctatctagcgaactgtacaacacaaaggaacctgaggtaaccgcgcattaatggggaggcaataaccaggatcccagccctgtcttagtaggttacgccacgcacagctcgctgagatgtacCCTGAAATatatcggggtctttttcacgcttgcGTCTCTTTGGAATaagtgtgttgctatagtaatgTAGTTATGTCGTCATCATATGCAGCACACTACGACCTAGGTCTACATTACTGCCTTTAGCCTTTGTTCTTCTTTGTCCAGTCACGCACGTGCATATGATATTTTTATGcccagaacaaaaaaaagcaaGCTATATTGAAATGCACGTAATCTAAGATGTTTTGTGTTCTAAGGTTTTAGAAAATACTGGGATTAGACCTCTCTTAAAAGCTACTCTCCTCGAAGCATTGCAGATTCTAGGCATCCGGTGTAGGGGTTCAAACCTGAatataaatttgtttttattcaatacagATTTACTACGACAttcaataatgataacaagaTAAAGAAACACCAGAGAGCAACGAAGAATTCTAAAGGAATAAAGTGAAGCACAGATCACAAGCTCACCGTTTTAACCAGGGTgcacaaaaaagacaaaaatgctTTCTCACCCTTGCTCCTGtgagaaagagaaaaaaaacgcaaCCCCGTCCCTATTCCAGGCAGCATATGCATGTTTACACTAATAAGCAGTTTTGAGTGTCCTCACCGTTTTATCTTCGTGAAAGTTTGGAGGCGTCCATGTCGACTCTGGCTGGCTGTCATTTGCTTCACCTGATGAGCGGTAAGTGATATCAGAATATATAGTCAAACCCCTGTAGTGCACTATCGTCAATGCTGCATTCTAATTGGTTTACCTACTATTAGGATAAGTTATAGCATATCACTAGCGCAAAGGGCTGGATTTAAAAGGCTGATATAACTGAAAAGAGATGTTATACAGCGACGGCATAGAGCATGGAGTAAACTATAACTAGCATCCCCTCTTCTAATCTTTTATTGCAAGGCACGGGACGTCAAGCTTGGAGCACCTAGCATGCTGTGAAATGGACTTCCTCCTTTTCATCCTCAACTCACCTGTAATTCCTCGGCACGGGACAGGAAGCGTTGTTTTCTTTGCTTtagtttttttgttcttgGGTACCTTGCGAGCTCGTGTTTTCTCCTCAGCAATAGATACAACAAGCTgtcataaaaaaatgcaatacaTACATGAGGGTAAGTCACCTGTTCAAATATAGTCATTATGCTCTTTAGCATGTATCACGTACTATACGCACCTCGGCGGCTTCTTCAAGATGGCAAGTTGCCATGGCGACCTGCTCTTTCGGCATTGCTGGCTCAATTTCAGCAACATCCTTATCCCTGCACAACGAGAGCAACAGATAAGCGGTCAGCGACGGGTCTGGCCTTTTGCTACTAAACCTTTTCTTCCCGCTACTTTTATGTGTCTATGGAATAAGAGATAGTTGAAataaccccccctccctcctccctAAATCCGCTACTGAGCAGGCAGACGACATCTCCCAGTTCCAGATGAAAGACATACCgtaatgattcgaataagcgccccctctccaataagcgctCCCCTTGACCTcgaattttggaataagcaCCCTCTCTCCGATGAGCGCCCCCCAAATAAACAAGATAGCAACAAAAGCACCGCTTGAATGTTGTACATCTCAAGGATCCTGCGATCGAGAAGATAGTTACCGGAAAGAAGCGACTGTGAAGACAATATTTTCATCGATTTATAAACAATGAAAGCCCCTCCATGAATGTACCGTATTAATTCTAAAACATTTTTACCTTTGTTTCAGTTCATCGCAAAAAGTTCTTCTAAATCCATTGAGAAGCTAGTTTTTTGTGCCGAAATGAAATAAGCGCCCTCTCTCTATAGCGCCATATTCGAATCATTAAGGTATTAGTTCTTCCCTCGAATCTGTGATTAGTCCGTCTGAAACCAATCATGACGGTCTTTCAGGTTTCGCCCCTGGCGAACGCTTGAAAGCGTGTATAGCTCTATCTGGAATCTTACTTGCACGTAAGCGGTTTGATCTGCTGAAAATCTTGCTTACCAAGCGTATGCAAGACAGGTTGCCAGGAGAAGCAGACACACAGCGAAGAAGGGTGTAACATAATCGACCGCGCTTTCTTCTGTCTTCTCGAAGACTATAAGTGCAGTTTCTAAAAAAGGGCAAACTATTAAACGTGCCTGTACGTGCCAGGTCCTTTAAAAATGAGCGACATTCCCCTGTTGGTTCCATCCCACTTCCCCTGTCTAAAAGTCCTTCGCTTACCAGAGGGTTTGAGTAACTCCACGGTCACCACCTTCTTGAAGGTCTCGCGGAAGAATGTTCCCGATTGTGCAATTGTCGAAAAACTTTGAGAAAGGTTGGCCGAAAACGGGGCTAGACgataaaaacaaagcaaacTTAGAGCAGACTTAATCAAAATGGAATATTGTTAATTATGTAATCCTTACAATTCTACAACTCCGAAATTCCTTGAGTTTGAACCAACTATGGAAAGTCCACTACACTACATGGTCCTTATCTTCTCTAAGGGATGGcgacttttttgttttaaaattacTTTGAATGTCTACCCTTAAAAATAACGAGGGCAATGAATGAATATAATCTGCACTGTTAGATGTCGTGCACTTGAATGTTCTCTCATGGGTATTGCAGATTTATTATTTCGCGTAATGCAAAGGTTACCTGTTATTTCAGAGAAATCTCCAACATAATCCACTGCTTGTTGTGAAATCGATGGGTGAACAACTATAACACAAAAATGAACAAATATTACCAGAGAGAATGGACAAATCTTAccaaaaaattaacaaatatGACATGAGAAAATGAACACCCAAAACTGCTACTCGAATGGCCAAAATTCCCGCCCTTAAGGACACCTTCTTGTTCTCCATTAAATTTGGGACAGCGAGTTTTTGGTAGGCCACAAGAAAATAACCATGCGAAAATGAGAAAAGAACAAAtataatggacaaaaaatagagacaTGTGCGTGTCTTGGACAATTTCAAGGTTCCAATAAGTTGACTCCAAAGATTTTCTATGAAATGGAAGCCCGCTAAAATAAGGGACGCCCTGTTTCCTTCCATATGTCCGTTGTTAAGTTCAGTAGGCTTCTGGGGGCAGCTGCAAACCtgaccctcccctcccccccgctCCCCCTTCCCTTGCTTAGTTGTTTGATCATTCAAACCTCTTCTATCTCAaaccaaattcaattcccCCTACCCTCGAAAGGTCGAGCTATTGGAGTAGTCAAATGGAATACAGACCTGACAGAGCGGTGCATGGTACTTCCTCGACGTCTTCAATCTGGTAAATATTGGATTCTAAacggaaaaatgaaacaagtTTAGTTTATTAAAGAAAGTGCTTCGCATCGACGTGTGATTTCTTTGATTAATGTATTTAACATAACATCAAAGtaaatgtttttaaacatttaaaaaacttgatttttatattttgcaaGGAGCTCATAATGCCTATTATTGTTTAATTTTATACACTTAATTTAGACAATAGAAACAATGAAGAACAGTTTAGGCGTAAAGACAACACAAAcagttccctgctagcagggGCCTCTTTTCTCAATATTTCGCTGGGCTAAGActctcttttcctcgcgaagaGCAgaccagcgaaatacagagaaaagaggcctctgctagcagggaacacaaacaaataagtAACCAAacaaagcaacaacaacaacagcagcctTGACGATAACCgtgacaataacaacaacaacaacatctacaacaacagtaacaataCTAAATTGTCGCCTGCGGCAGAAACTTTGATAACTTTCCGCCCATGGTTGCACTGCTAAAGAGACTTTTAAAAGGGAGAGAGGAGTACCCGCAAGATAGGCTCATCGTCCTCTTTTTTCTCTCCCTGATGGAAGACTTACCTCCTGTGGCAAGCAAAAGGACACAGCGAACACAGTTAAAGGTAAGGTTGCTCAGACCATCAGACAGTGTGCTGAACACACTCCAAGTAATCGCAATTAAAAACTCCAACATCTTGGCTGGAGCGATTTCCGATTAGAAATGAGCGAAACGCGACTCCGCGGTAATTATGACGCCACGAATGACGTGTTGAGCCGCGCGCAGTCCACGGGTAGCTCGCGCTACTGATTCGACAAAGACATTTGAGTgtttggtgtgtgtgtgtgtgtggggggggggggggggggggaggggggctctCGCACGCTTGCTGGTCTGGTTTTCACATCAAGAAGCatatggaaaataaaacaaaggcaaAGAAATATTATAAAGGGCTGAAAATTAGATACGTGTTTCGGAGTTTTAGATCACATTTTTCGATTTACAAACCGTTTTATAGCCGGACTTGTGTTCTTGGCGTGCTATGTAACCACTATgtaagcttttttttaatctgctGCCGTTATACAAACTTTTAAATACGAAATAATGGGCCTTTTTCAGCAAAAACAGACGACACGAAAAGATCAAAAGCAGACGTTTTGAGTGGTATCTATGTGTGTTTTCACACTATGCAAATGAGTTGAAGGTCTTGGTCGAGTGGTCACGTTATATAAGAATATCCAATAATGCACCAGAACAAGAAAGTATGATATTCTCTTGACCAGGATTAATACAGAAGTGACGATGTTTGCCTTAGATCGCAATAAAAGACTACGCAAATGCTGGGAGAGTCTGGGTCGAGTAGTCACGTGGTTCATGTGGTTAATCGATAACAGTGAATAATGGCTTGAATCTCGCAAGACACTGACATTCACTACATCAACCCAGAAAACAGGTAAAACCAACACTTCTACGCCGAATTACTCCCCCAAATCTCACATCACGTTAAAGAGATAACTCAATTTGTTGTCTGCTCAAAAATTACGACGTTTTGCCGTGAACTCGGGCAGCCGTTGGTTTGCGAGTTTGTTCGTGTCGAGACTACAAGTTCCAGCTAAGACCGTCCCTACACAGTTCCGTTCTATGTTATAGTTGTTTGATAATTCTGTTCTACTAATTTGCAGTTTTTGTTGAGAAATAGCATTCTTTGTAATCTTAACTAACAAATGAATATAGATGGGAGTTCGTAGACTTCTAggtgaagaaataaaaaagtgataTTACACACCGTAGGTCAACGTAGAAGGCCAAAAAGTATTAATTGAATAATACTCAGCGGACCATTAAAACTTTGCATACTCGAAGCAGATCTGACTAGTACAGCGTCATAGATGTACTGTTATTATCCATGGTAAATATTTCAGTAGTAAACATGCAGTAGTATTATTATACGTGACTTATTCATAAGTTTCTAGGGTTTCTAGGTGCGTTTTTGTTGGTATCTCTGCGTTAACTAAAACCACCGGTCATGTACTGCCAAACATATTCACCTCTCTTCAAAATATAACACGCAGGTCTCACGGGCTTTTATactaataaaaacaatgtctGGTTTTAACAAGCCCAGCAAACGCTAGAAAATTACGAATACTTTCCTCCAACGATTTCCTGTTTTTGTAGGAAATTAAATCCGCGTAACAAACCATTTTAACTTGCTGCTCGGATTCATTCAATTCCCCGCGTGTCtctaaaaaattattttgaatttttcttgtattt
The sequence above is a segment of the Nematostella vectensis chromosome 2, jaNemVect1.1, whole genome shotgun sequence genome. Coding sequences within it:
- the LOC5515550 gene encoding collagen alpha-1(XXIV) chain: MLRTLSLKELNPHIICVLCGGYLVDATTIIECLHSFCRCCIVRYLETSYRCPVCDAEIHKTRPLLNIRADNVLQDIVYKVVPGMYFEEKKRRKECEEKLKKSRHPEKPAQEDVCDTKNTDKEKEQTTDEPDIEDPICLTLEFYKRRKNTSEQQIFPTRYLRCSSSVTVSVIKKFLTIKFGIPQTHKSELIRSDEILDDNLTMKELTRIYGIFSKSQLDLQYLFMSVKDDDYEAEQEAKRQKLAHAQRQRELYLLYQKQQQRRRELEREEQGREQRELDTSGSPAHELVHKLSSKKRKRVSGGHQKPSKHKPGNTGLTTQPGCTRIPTQAGDTGIPTRAGDTGIPTRAGDTGIPTQAGDTGIPTQAGDTGIPTQAGDTGIPTQAGDTGIPTQAGDTGIPTQAGDTGIPTQAGDTGIPTQAGDTGIPTQAGDTGIPTQAGDTGIPTQAGDTGIPTQPGDTGIPTQPGDTGIPTQAGDTGIPTQAGDTGIPTQAGYTGIPTRAGDTGIPTQAGDTGIPTQAGDIRENWAKYQLEGTGARQRLEETGARQKGDTEDLGLVINNKQTIQKQELNHGPEDDDSNITSNGLGTWPLGCDSESSSTKENNALIDNIPVNPTINGNHGNKRSQEMNEKRAAQEKVEVY
- the LOC5515551 gene encoding uncharacterized protein LOC5515551 isoform X1, whose protein sequence is MLEFLIAITWSVFSTLSDGLSNLTFNCVRCVLLLATGESNIYQIEDVEEVPCTALSVVHPSISQQAVDYVGDFSEITAPFSANLSQSFSTIAQSGTFFRETFKKVVTVELLKPSETALIVFEKTEESAVDYVTPFFAVCLLLLATCLAYAWDKDVAEIEPAMPKEQVAMATCHLEEAAELVVSIAEEKTRARKVPKNKKTKAKKTTLPVPCRGITGEANDSQPESTWTPPNFHEDKTDGIVTTKKNKPKYRKEEKSNIKGFKTDTQISDRKVNTGGSKERVLKRWTPDASIPASSVMEWKQQPTARKFKCFNPEEMFRMNMERFGVKTSFDPSLSQYTTPLPGR
- the LOC5515551 gene encoding uncharacterized protein LOC5515551 isoform X2, yielding MLEFLIAITWSVFSTLSDGLSNLTFNCVRCVLLLATGESNIYQIEDVEEVPCTALSVVHPSISQQAVDYVGDFSEITAPFSANLSQSFSTIAQSGTFFRETFKKVVTVELLKPSETALIVFEKTEESAVDYVTPFFAVCLLLLATCLAYAWDKDVAEIEPAMPKEQVAMATCHLEEAAELVVSIAEEKTRARKVPKNKKTKAKKTTLPVPCRGITGEANDSQPESTWTPPNFHEDKTDGIVTTKKNKPKYRKEEKSNIKGFKTDTQISDRKVNTGGSKERVLKRWTPDASIPASSVMEWKQQPTARKFKCFDPEEMFRMNKERFGVKTSFDPSLSQYTTPLPGR